A part of Osmerus mordax isolate fOsmMor3 chromosome 10, fOsmMor3.pri, whole genome shotgun sequence genomic DNA contains:
- the abcc3 gene encoding ATP-binding cassette sub-family C member 3: protein MERLCGTKFPFWEANRTLHTDSPDLPVCFQLSVLSWLPCLYLWAVSPLYLLYLKKNNKGYIMMSILNRVKTALGVVLWIVCWTDLFYTFHELQSGFSQPPIYFVTPLVVGMTMLLATFLVQLERLRGVQSSGVLFIFWFVSTLCAIVPFRSKIIQASNQTEGPDHLRLATFYVYFILLVLQLVLCCFNEKPPLFSNVVTDPNPCPESTAGFLSTMTFWWFTRMAIKGYKNPLEAKDLWSLNKRDSSEVVVPHLLKEWEKEQAQAQTSSPDETVTLLSEEKKKTPRKPAFLRSLLRTFGPYFLIGSAYKLLQDIITFVNPQLLRMLISFTKEENVPYWWGYALAFLMFFVAFLQTLILHQHFQYCFVTGMRLRTAIIGAIYRKSLVITNAAKRSSTVGEIVNLMSVDAQRFMDLTTFLNMLWSAPLQIVLALYFLWQNLGPSVLAGVAVMVLLIPLNAAIAVKTRAFQVEQMRYKDSRIKLMNEILNGIKVLKLYAWENSFMDQVLAIRQKELMVLKKTAYLGSLSTMAWTSAPFLVALTTFAVYVTVDENNILDAEKAFVSLSLFNILRFPLNMLPQVISSLVQASVSLKRIQNFLSHDELDPESVDRANIASDCAVTVVNGKFTWTKEDPPVLHSISLMVPQGSLLAVVGHVGCGKSSLISALLGEMEKLDGEISIRGSLAYVPQQAWIQNATLRDNILFGKPFNEPKYRCILEACALTTDLEVLPGGDQTEIGEKGINLSGGQRQRVSIARALYSEADVYLLDDPLSAVDAHVAKHIFDKVMGPDGALKDKTRILVTHGISFLPQVDNIMVLVDGRVSEMGSYQALLKENGAFAEFLRNYSLEDIIEEEEATEALIDDEEFPDDALSNHTDMVSNEPVVNEEKRKFIRQISIISSDVENPKTRSVRKRLCSERKHPEPLPEKTVPSKEKLIQAETTETGRVKLKVFLEYARAVGPVLSVFICFLYCCQNAAAIGANIWLSQWTNDAGLNDTQANVPMRVGVYAALGIAQGEISSDPF, encoded by the exons gaagCCAACCGGACGCTCCACACGGACAGCCCGGACCTGCCGGTGTGTTTCCAGCTGTCCGTCCTGTCATGGCTGCCCTGCCTGTACCTCTGGGCCGTcagccctctctacctcctctacctcaAGAAGAACAACAAAGGCTACATCATGATGTCCATCCTGAACCGGGTCAAAACG gcTCTGGGTGTGGTCCTGTGGATCGTGTGCTGGACTGACCTCTTCTACACGTTCCACGAGCTGCAGAGTGGCTTCTCCCAGCCGCCCATCTACTTCGTCACTCCGCTGGTGGTCGGCATGACAATG ctGCTGGCGACCTTCCTGGTCCAGCTGGAGAGGCTGCGAGGCGTGCAGTCCTCCGGGGTTCTCTTCATCTTCTGGTTCGTGTCCACTCTGTGTGCCATCGTGCCTTTCCGCTCCAAGATCATCCAGGCCTCCAACCAG ACGGAGGGACCGGACCATCTCCGTCTCGCCACCTTCTACGTGTATTTCATCCTGCTGGTGCTGCAGCTGGTGCTCTGCTGCTTCAATGAGAagcctcccctcttctccaacGTCGTCACCGACCCT AATCCCTGTCCTGAGTCCACCGCCGGCTTCCTGTCCACCATGACCTTCTGGTGGTTCACCAG AATGGCAATCAAAGGCTACAAGAACCCTCTGGAGGCTAAGGACTTGTGGTCGCTGAACAAGAGGGACAGCTCCGAGGTGGTCGTCCCTCACCTGCTGAAGGAGTGGGAGAAAGAGCAGGCCCAGGCTCAGACCtccag CCCTGATGAGACGGTGACGCTGCTgtcggaggagaagaagaagacaccCAGGAAGCCGGCGTTCCTTCGCTCGCTGCTCAGGACCTTCGGACCCTACTTTCTGATTGGCTCGGCCTACAAGCTGCTGCAGGACATCATCACCTTCGTCAACCCTCAGCTCCTCAG gaTGTTGATCTCGTTCACCAAGGAGGAGAACGTTCCGTACTGGTGGGGCTACGCTCTGGCGTTCCTCATGTTCTTCGTGGCGTTCCTGCAGACCCTCATCCTGCACCAGCACTTCCAGTACTGCTTTGTCACCGGCATGAGGCTCCGCACAGCCATCATAGGGGCCATCTACAGGAAG TCTCTGGTGATCACCAACGCTGCCAAGCGCTCCTCTACCGTGGGGGAGATCGTCAACCTGATGTCTGTGGACGCCCAGAGATTCATGGACCTCACCACCTTCCTCAACATGCTGTGGTCCGCCCCCCTGCAGATCGTCCTGGCGCTCTACTTCCTGTGGCAG aaccTCGGTCCGTCCGTGCTAGCCGGTGTGGCTGTGATGGTGCTCCTTATCCCGTTAAATGCTGCCATCGCTGTGAAGACCAGAGCCTTTCAG gtggaGCAGATGCGGTACAAGGACTCTCGTATTAAGCTGATGAACGAGATCCTGAACGGGATCAAGGTGTTGAAGTTGTACGCTTGGGAGAACTCCTTCATGGACCAGGTCTTGGCCATCCGCCAGAAGGAGCTCATGGTTCTGAAGAAGACAGCCTACCTCGGCTCCCTGTCTACCATGGCCTGGACCAGCGCCCCCTTCCTG GTTGCCTTGACGACGTTTGCGGTGTACGTGACGGTCGATGAGAACAACATCCTGGACGCAGAGAAGGCCTtcgtgtccctgtctctcttcaacATCCTCCGCTTTCCCCTCAACATGCTGCCTCAGGTCATCAGCAGCCTCGTACAG GCGAGTGTGTCTCTGAAGCGTATTCAGAATTTCCTGAGTCACGATGAGCTGGACCCAGAGTCTGTGGACAGAGCCAACATTGCCTCAG ACTGTGCTGTCACCGTGGTCAACGGCAAGTTCACCTGGACCAAAGAGgacccccctgtcctgcacag CATCAGCCTGATGGTGCCGCAGGGCTCCCTGCTGGCTGTGGTGGGTCATGTAGGCTGTGGGAAGTCCTCGCTGATCTCGGCCCtgctgggagagatggagaagctggATGGGGAGATCTCTATACGG ggctcTCTGGCTTACGTACCCCAGCAGGCCTGGATCCAGAACGCCACGCTGAGAGACAACATCCTGTTTGGGAAGCCCTTCAATGAGCCCAAGTACCGCTGCATCCTGGAGGCCTGCGCCCTGACCACTGACCTTGAAGTGCTTCCTGGAGGGGACCAGACAGAGATCGGGGAGAAG ggtaTAAACCTGTCTggggggcagagacagagggtgagcATCGCCAGGGCTCTGTACAGCGAAGCGGACGTCTACCTGCTGGACGACCCGCTGTCTGCGGTCGACGCCCACGTGGCCAAGCACATCTTCGACAAAGTGATGGGCCCCGATGGGGCGCTCAAGGACAAG ACGCGGATCCTGGTGACGCACGGCATCAGCTTCCTGCCGCAGGTGGACAACATCATGGTGCTGGTGGACGGGCGCGTGTCAGAGATGGGCTCCTACCAGGCCCTGCTCAAGGAGAACGGGGCCTTCGCAGAGTTCCTCCGGAACTACTCCCTTGAGGACatcatagaggaggaggaggccacag AGGCCTTGATTGATGACGAAGAGTTCCCTGACGACGCCCTTAGCAACCACACAGATATGGTGTCCAACGAGCCGGTGGTAAACGAAGAGAAAAGAAAGTTCATAAG GCAGATTAGCATCATCTCGTCGGATGTGGAGAACCCCAAGACGAGGTCGGTGAGGAAGCGCCTGTGCAGCGAGCGGAAGCATCCGGAGCCCCTACCGGAGAAGACGGTGCCATCCAAGGAGAAGCTGATCCAGGCGGAGACCACCGAGACGGGCCGG gtGAAGCTGAAGGTGTTCCTGGAGTACGCCCGGGCGGTGGGGCCCGTGCTCTCCGTCTTCATCTGCTTCCTGTACTGCTGCCAGAACGCCGCCGCCATCGGCGCCAACATCTGGCTGAGCCAGTGGACCAACGACGCGGGACTGAACGACACGCAGGCCAACGTGCccatgagggtgggggtgtacgCCGCGCTGGGCATCGCGCAGGGTGAGATCTCCTCAGATCCCTTTTAG